A region of Denticeps clupeoides chromosome 19, fDenClu1.1, whole genome shotgun sequence DNA encodes the following proteins:
- the rasgrp4 gene encoding RAS guanyl-releasing protein 4 codes for MNRKEPKRKSRQDSVAGLKSRRPVQRRMTCPSPQEISRALQSPTSNSISRSATLDDLIHRCLVGFDSEGRLLKGTHLVNMTLMMHSWVVPSHTFAHKLLSLYKDCPIEKRAQRRPQIYHFFRHWISKFPVVFEADPLLEEVMADLWALVRAEGKDPDCQIIDTPYLNHPVSISHAPSPSVKKRKVSLLFDHMEPDEMAEHLSYLEFKNFCSISFLDYRSYVVHGSVRHNPALERSVMLCNGISQWVQLMILGRPTAQQRAEVFTKFIHVAQKLHALQNFNTLMAVIGGLCHSSISRLKDTAGLLSSDVTKALSEMTELLSSYSNYSNYRRIYSECTSFKVPILGVHLKDLISLNEALPDYLEDNKINLGKLQHIYSNISDLLAIHKCKPPFEANKDLLHLLTLSLDLYYTEDEIYALSYAKEPKNPKIQPVAPVKPPVVAEWGSGVAPRLDPDTISKHVKQMVDSIMKNYDLNLDGYISLEDFEKIAANFPFSFCTHESDREGEISREEITSYFMRGMSICAKLGFNLRNLHNFHEMTYKRPTFCHACGGFLWGVFKQGYHCKDCGVNCHKHCKDQVDMECMKRFQVSGSSCPSTPAPTLRVKGNSWSSEEETFVFPNGNESESSKTQTTPENNAEGSKLSDQSTQTDPGVWTPEKERKLNHTKSHPLLSSVEKSSSLPTRARGSSMPVSILQKMEELQLQPDKSREPD; via the exons GAAATCTCGTCAGGACAGCGTGGCCGGGCTGAAGAGTCGACGCCCGGTACAGCGGAGGATGACATGCCCCAGCCCTCAGGAGATCAGCCGCGCCCTGCAGTCACCCACCTCCAACTCCATCAGTCGTTCAGCCACACTTGACGACCTTATCCACCGCTGCCTGGTCGGTTttg ATTCAGAGGGGAGGCTGTTGAAAGGGACCCACCTGGTCAACATGACGCTGATGATGCATAGCTGGGTGGTGCCCTCACACACGTTCGCCCATAAGCTGCTTTCACT CTACAAAGATTGTCCAATAGAGAAGAGAGCGCAACGACGCCCACAGATCTACCATTTCTTCAG GCATTGGATCAGTAAATTCCCAGTGGTGTTTGAGGCCGATCCCTTGCTGGAGGAGGTGATGGCGGACCTGTGGGCGTTGGTGAGGGCTGAGGGGAAAGACCCAGACTGTCAGATCATTGACACACCCTATCT TAACCATCCTGTGAGCATTTCCCACGCCCCTTCACCCTCAGTAAAGAAGAGGAAAGTCTCTCTGCTTTTTGATCATATGGAACCTGATGAGATGGCAGAGCACCTCAGCTATCTGGAATTTAAGAACTTTTGCAGCATTTCA TTCCTGGACTACCGCAGTTATGTGGTGCATGGGTCAGTGAGGCACAACCCTGCTCTGGAACGTTCAGTCATGCTGTGCAACGGCATCTCTCAGTGGGTCCAGCTGATGATTCTCGGCAGGCCCACAGCACAGCAGAGGGCCGAGGTCTTCACCAAGTTCATTCATGTAGCCCAG AAGTTGCATGCCCTGCAGAATTTTAACACTCTAATGGCGGTGATTGGAGGCCTGTGCCACAGCTCCATCTCCCGCCTTAAAGACACGGCCGGTCTGCTCTCCTCTGACGTCACAAAG GCTCTGAGTGAGATGACGGAGCTCCTGTCCTCCTACAGTAACTACAGCAACTATCGTCGCATCTACAGTGAATGCACCAGCTTCAAGGTTCCCATTCTGGGCGTGCACCTGAAGGACCTGATCTCGCTGAATGAAGCATTGCCGGACTACCTGGAGGACAACAAGATCAACCTGGGCAAGCTGCAGCACATCTACAGCAACATCAGCGACTTGCTGGCCATCCACAAGTGCAAGCCCCCCTTCGAGGCCAACAAAGACCTGCTGCACCTACTAACG CTTTCCCTAGACCTCTACTACACAGAGGATGAGATATATGCACTCTCCTACGCCAAGGAACCCAAGAACCCCAAAATTCAG CCTGTGGCTCCTGTGAAGCCACCTGTAGTTGCAGAGTGGGGCTCAGGAGTTGCACCCAGACTGGACCCTGACACAATTTCCAAACACGTCAAACAGATGGTGGAC TCCATAATGAAGAATTACGACTTGAACCTGGATGGCTACATCTCTCTGGAGGACTTTGAGAAAATCGCAGCCAATTTCCCATTCTCCTTCTGTACCCATGAGAGTGACAG GGAAGGAGAGATCAGTCGAGAGGAGATCACCTCGTACTTCATGAGAGGGATGTCAATATGTGCTAAACTGGGCTTCAATCTTCGCAATCTGCACAACTTCCATGAAATGACGTACAAGAGGCCAACCTTCTGTCATGCGTGTGGTGGCTTT TTATGGGGAGTCTTCAAGCAAGGTTATCACTGCAAAG acTGTGGAGTGAATTGTCATAAACACTGTAAAGACCAGGTGGACATGGAGTGCATGAAGAGGTTCCAGGTCTCAGGCAGTTCATGTCCCTCCACGCCGGCCCCCACCCTCAGAGTCAAGGGGAACAGTTGGA GCTCAGAAGAGGAAACTTTTGTGTTCCCTAATGGTAATGAGTCAGAGTCCAGCAAGACTCAGACCACCCCAGAGAACAATGCAGAAGGCTCCAAACTCTCAGACCAGTCCACACAGACAGATCCCGGGGTGTGGACCCCAGAAAAGGAGAGGAAACTGAACCACACAAAATCCCACCCCCTACTTTCTTCAGTGGAGAAG AGCTCCTCACTACCTACCAGAGCACGGGGCTCTTCAATGCCTGTGTCCATTTTGCAGAAGATGGAGGAGCTGCAACTTCAGCCAGACAAGAGCAGAGAGCCGGACTGA